AACGTGGAATAGGCGTGTGcgacaattttttatttaaattgcgCTGGccaggactcgaactcaagacctttAGCTATGATACCATATTCAACTATTATGTACCGACCAGTTTACAGAAAGTCTAAGCgggtaaaaaacaaaaaatgagttTATACTTTGGACAGTCTCCAAACAAGACAATAGGGCAATTGGTTGGTATTCATAGGGAGGAGCAACCTAGTTAGGTTCGACCTTCAAAAAGTGGTAGAGGCCGATGGCCCTATTTCTAAAAGAAAAAGGTAAATCTGGTGGTAAGCGAAATTGACTGTTGATTCAAGAGTTCGAGCCTCACCAAATCCTACCGTCGTCGCCCAAATCCTATGAAACCAAGCCCCAAATCCAGTCGCTGTTGACTAGATTCGCCCTCATCGAGCTTCTCCAGGCCATCCCCAAGCTCTCCTTGCTGGATCCCACACCGAATCAAGCCGCATAACGCATTCTTCATCAGCTCCAGTAGCAAGATCCTCAGTCGGTGCTCCTCTTTGTGGCCCCACCCCTCTACATCTCTGGTGGGCGGTGGATGACCTCTTAACCGGAGGCTCTACATACAACAGTGTCAAAATGTGCAATCCTCTTTCATATAGCTGGAACGTGAAAAAGCATGCAGGAGAGTGACGATGAGGAGCATGTACTCTTCTCATACCACCAAAGAAGATGAGGAGGACGACAGGTGGACACTTGTGGCTTTACATCGGGCAGCCAAAATCATCCTTTTCATGACATTTGATCTGTTGGATCACGACCTAGATTTTGGCTGACCACAGTTTAGGAAGACACGGAGGATGTAGAAGATCCTGCGTCGATCACTACATACAGTTTTTTGCGTTCGCCGGGAGAGGCAGGGTTCAAAGCGGCATAAGTTTTGTAGGCGGAGGTGTCTCTGGAGACTTCATGTCACATAGCCAAAGTAGGCTCGATGGAGTCACTAGCAAGCATCAAACCTCAAGTTGCTCTGGCATGGAATATCATTTCGGTAGTTATCCAACAGCCTACATGCGGGGACAAGCCATGGCGAGGTTCCTCCCAGCACTCTAGAAGAAAGCTGGCCATGATGGGTGACGTGGTCATCAATGACTGTTGTTTGATCTCATGCTCCTGGTCACCGGCAAGACTCAAGGACATGGTGCCTCATGCAGTGGTTGTCAGTTCAGCCATGGCACAATCCAAGGAAGAAGACGatgttcaaatttcaaaagtaCATGTAGCCTCATATCCTATTTCTGTGGTGATTAACAAATATGGGCCCATACCATCAGTGCTTATTCGTAGTGCGACCAAACCAATTTTTTTCTGTTGCTCTTAGGGCCTGGGTTGATTTTACTCGCGCAAGGGTGTGTTTCCTAGGGTATACAAGGAGAAGGTGGCGGCTACTCGGATCGCGCACCTAAGTCAACCGAAAGGACGCTCCTCATCTTGGCCGACATACGCGGAGGTTGTTCTCTATGGCATGTCTATAGGAGGCAATCAGGGTGGCACTGGAGGAGGCTTCATGGGTGACAGAGGAGGTTTTGGCGGTTGCCATGGTGGTGGTCATGGTGACCAAGGAGGGTACGACTTTGACTACAACCAAGGTGATTTTGAAGGTGTCGGCTATGgatatggtggtggtggtgatgtatATGGCTATGGATATGGTGTTGGTGGTGCTGGCTATGGTTATGGAGGCGGTGGTGGATGGGGGCAGTTCGGTGGATAGGGTTTCAACCCTGATTTCGGAGGATACGGCCCGGAATATGGCGGCGATCAGCGTGACACTTTTCGACCGATGGGATTTCGCACCGCGCTGTGGCACCAGCGGTCATCATTACCAGGGTCATGGCCAAAGACATGGTTGTGGTGCATCATTCCATACCAGCATGCCACACGCCGGGTCTCTGGCTCCTACGGTGAATCATGCAACATTAGTGACTTTAACACAGCAACATCAGGCGCCCCTGGTAGCTCCTCAGGTTAGGGCGGCAACTGCTATCATATCTGCTCCATCTGATGCACCCACTACGATGCCGATTGAGgtagaggcatcaagcatagAGGTGGTACAACCTGTGGCTCATGCACCCATACCTGCTCAGGCTAGGGGTTTGACGACGGCTGTGACGACTGTTTTTCGCCAGTACCTGCCCATGCTAGAACCAGTGGGATGGTTCTTTTGCTGAGCTCTGTTGCCTTTCAAGGGCA
The nucleotide sequence above comes from Phragmites australis chromosome 4, lpPhrAust1.1, whole genome shotgun sequence. Encoded proteins:
- the LOC133914633 gene encoding glycine-rich protein DOT1-like, with the translated sequence MMKSPEDLDGKTNRELTFGKIIEMEINLNPDEVEEKNSKVTSAPELPVALGYIGVFPRVYKEKVAATRIAHLSQPKGRSSSWPTYAEVVLYGMSIGGNQGGTGGGFMGDRGGFGGCHGGGHGDQGGYDFDYNQGDFEGVGYGYGGGGDVYGYGYGVGGAGYGYGGGGGWGQFGG